The region GAGCGTCGTCTCGACGAAGTCGGCGTACCCGGGCCAGGCCGGCCACTCGTCGAGCCAGCGTTCGAAGGCCTCGTCCCCGATGTCGCCGCCGTGCAGGACTTCGCGCAGGTGGAGCCGCATCGCGCCGCGACGGTCGCCGTCGTCGAGCCGTTCCTCCATCCGGGCGACGAGGTCGGCCTCGTCGCGGTAGTCGCCGACGAGCACTGCAGGTTCGTAGGCCACTACGGCTTCGACCGGCGCGACCCGCGCGGTCTCGATCGCCCGAAGCCCGCCGAAGGAGTGCCCGAACAGGACCGGGTCGCCGTCGACCGCGTCGACGACGGCGCGGGTGTCCGCGACCGCGAGATCGAGGCTGTACGCGTCGCCGTCGCCGCTGTCCCCGCGCCCGCGCCGGTCGGGCACGACGACGGTGTGGTCGTCCTCGAAGTGGGGGACGACCGGGTCCCAGTAGCGTCGGGTGCCGCCCCCGTGGAGTAGCAGGAGCGGCGGCCCCTCGCCGTGTGTCTCGTACGCGATTCGCGTGCCGTCCGCGGAACTGACTGTCTGCATCGGACCGATAGATTGGGGGTCGACGGGAGTGGGCGTGTCTCTCAGTCGTGCGGCAGTTTATAACCCCTGCGCTACTCACCCGTCCGAGAGGTCGGGCGCGGCGACCGTCGACTCGACGAGGCGGCTCTGAGCGCGCCGGAGCCGCTCGGAGCACGACGACGCCGTGATCCCGAGTTTGGCGGCCACCTCGTCCAGCGACGCGGCTCGCGGCACCTCGAAGTACCCCATCCGGTGGGCGGTCCGGAGCGCCGCGCGCTGCGGGGCGGTGAGGCCGTCGCCCGGGTCCCCGTCGCTCGCGGGGGTGAGCCGACGGAGGTCGAACTCGGCGTTGCGCTCCCAGAACGCCCGGAACCCGTCGACCGTCTCCCGGTCGGCGAACCAGCCGGCCTGGATCCACCCCGTCGGCGTGACCCGGATGCGCTCGATGCTCGCGTCCGTCTCCGCGAGCGCCTGAAGTTCAGCCACGTCGTCGACGTGGTCGCCGAGCCGCGTCTCCATGCTGACGGCCGGGTCGACCCAGTACCGGCTCGTTCCGTCGCCGCGCTCGACCGGGTCGTACGACGCCACGAACGGCGTCGACTCGAAGGCCCGCTCGACCGCGTCCGTCGGCCCCTCGACCACGCTCACGACGAAGGCCGTGTACCACTCCTCGCTCGGGTGGAGCTCGACCGAAAGCGTCGCTTCCGGGACCGCGGCGGCGACCTCGACGAACGGCAGCGCCTCACAGACGATCTCGTACTCCGCGACCAGACCCATACCGGCGGAACGTTCCCGGTCGATACTGTGCGTTCCGGTGTCCCTCGACGTCGAGAGCGGCGAACCGTGGGGTTGCCCTCGTGGTCGGCGACGCGGCCGCGACTCACTGCCGGAAATCCCACGGGTCGTCGTCCTCGTGGCGGCCGACGCCGTCGTACGCCGCCGTGACCCGGTCGACCGTCCCCGGGCGCGCCGGACGAGCGCGCGGGGCGTCGTCGACGACGCCGCCGGACCGGATCCCGGGAACGACCGACTGGAGCGCCCGGACGAACGTCACCGCGGGCGACCGGGCGAGTGTGGGTGTCCCCGGCACGTCCGCGAGCCGGCTGTCGACCGCGCCGGTCGGACGGTACGAGCGGGAGAGCCGGCCGTCGCCGTCGGCGTCGACTCCCGACACGCCCGCCCAGTAGTTTCCGCGCCAGACGTGCTGGACGTTGAACTCGACGACCTGAACCGGACGCCCGTTGGCGACCACGTCGTTCCCGGTTACGCGGTTGGTTGGCAGGAACGACATCGCCCGGAACCCGCGGCGGTTGTACGCCAGCACGTTGCGCTCGTATCTGGAGAACGTCCCACGAACGCCGATCCCGTTGCGGTTGTGGAGGACCACGTTGTCGGCGACGTAGTTGGCCTGTCCCGCGACGAGGGCACCGTTCCGGTTGTTGTGCAACCGGTTCCCCGCGACGACCGCCCCGTACGACCGGTGCTCGACGTAGACGGCGTTCCAGGTGTCCTCGATCGCCGAGTCCACCACGGTCGTCCGGATGCCGTAGAAGTCGAACACGCCGACCATCATCCCCTCCATCCGAACGTCCGAGACCACCACGCCGTCGGACTCGTGGGCGTAGACGCCGACCTTCCCGCCGTAGAACGACGAGTCCCGGACGACGGCTCGCCCGCCGAGCGCGACCACGCCGATGAACCCGTCCTCCCACCGTTTCGTCCCGTACAGCGTGAGGTTCGACACGGTGACGTTCGGGCTGTTCCGTGCGATGACGCCGTTCGACGTGGTGTTGATACGGACCCGCGAGACGAGCGACCGATCCGCGGTGTCGAACACGACGGCGGCGTCGCCGTAGCCGTGGACCTTCCAGATGTCGTAGTTCCACGCGTCCTCGGCGACGGGCACGTCGACGGGCCGGTCCGCCCCGCTCCGGTTCCCGCCGACGCCGGTGATCGAGAGGTCGACGACGGCGGTTCGGTTGGCCCCGACCGTGATCACGCTGCCGTTTCCGTTACCGACGACGTGAGTCTCGTTCTGTCCCGCCCCGCGGATCGTGAGCGGCTTGTCGACCCGGAGGTCGTCGACACGATGAGTGCCGGCCGGCACGCGGACCGTTGTGTTCGGCGGGGCCTGCTCGACGGCGTCGGCGAGCGTCGGCGCGTCGCGGCCGACGACAGTGGAGACCGGTCGGTCGCGCAGCGCCGTCGCGCGCTCGGCGGTCGCGTTCGCGCGGGCCAGCCGCCGGTCGACGGTGGCTTGCCACTCACTGGACGAGCGGTCGAGGCGG is a window of Halostella salina DNA encoding:
- a CDS encoding alpha/beta fold hydrolase produces the protein MQTVSSADGTRIAYETHGEGPPLLLLHGGGTRRYWDPVVPHFEDDHTVVVPDRRGRGDSGDGDAYSLDLAVADTRAVVDAVDGDPVLFGHSFGGLRAIETARVAPVEAVVAYEPAVLVGDYRDEADLVARMEERLDDGDRRGAMRLHLREVLHGGDIGDEAFERWLDEWPAWPGYADFVETTLRMNRVIEAYRLPETLEVDAPALLLTGSEGPAHLRDSVRAVRDAVPDGRLVEFDGLGHNAPASAPERVAETVREFLERVDGR
- a CDS encoding helix-turn-helix domain-containing protein yields the protein MGLVAEYEIVCEALPFVEVAAAVPEATLSVELHPSEEWYTAFVVSVVEGPTDAVERAFESTPFVASYDPVERGDGTSRYWVDPAVSMETRLGDHVDDVAELQALAETDASIERIRVTPTGWIQAGWFADRETVDGFRAFWERNAEFDLRRLTPASDGDPGDGLTAPQRAALRTAHRMGYFEVPRAASLDEVAAKLGITASSCSERLRRAQSRLVESTVAAPDLSDG
- a CDS encoding NosD domain-containing protein, with the translated sequence MRSRHLAVAFALLVVLAAAPFWITPETGTAAVPFERTQQTGLPDQVAREADSSPLVVPKAEVYYSQYRYVVGYRGVTSLVASLRTESGDAFGSPMRVYVSDFSGIDLSLTDEGHLRAPESAPTKWVPAREAYFVVDSDATIPTRDAAIVPFSERRDAAAFADRYGGEVREWAGARAAPVGRLDRSSSEWQATVDRRLARANATAERATALRDRPVSTVVGRDAPTLADAVEQAPPNTTVRVPAGTHRVDDLRVDKPLTIRGAGQNETHVVGNGNGSVITVGANRTAVVDLSITGVGGNRSGADRPVDVPVAEDAWNYDIWKVHGYGDAAVVFDTADRSLVSRVRINTTSNGVIARNSPNVTVSNLTLYGTKRWEDGFIGVVALGGRAVVRDSSFYGGKVGVYAHESDGVVVSDVRMEGMMVGVFDFYGIRTTVVDSAIEDTWNAVYVEHRSYGAVVAGNRLHNNRNGALVAGQANYVADNVVLHNRNGIGVRGTFSRYERNVLAYNRRGFRAMSFLPTNRVTGNDVVANGRPVQVVEFNVQHVWRGNYWAGVSGVDADGDGRLSRSYRPTGAVDSRLADVPGTPTLARSPAVTFVRALQSVVPGIRSGGVVDDAPRARPARPGTVDRVTAAYDGVGRHEDDDPWDFRQ